A genomic segment from Drosophila miranda strain MSH22 chromosome 3, D.miranda_PacBio2.1, whole genome shotgun sequence encodes:
- the LOC108160256 gene encoding uncharacterized protein LOC108160256: MRVQRIPLLLQCPHLLLMALCATSICLSMGHSDEIVMVEDLIKVEETGQPEDNSSTIALITLSESGSDEAEEKDESGQSNVSDDLIFLSNKNKSQSQLSEDTSTSEEQSAEEQPPKESPAAQPIDLSAFVALIPAREVQSIASHYYHHDAEVQRAYTFLSTSFVAIKHQMLQLPEVLAFTRYLNASGLDVLKIMDSLAKASKPSSLDLPTNSAAANASDWGSTTTREPLNGLHGLVDSILDILPQDQLLATFFDKTESDKQFAALVDSIGTPKFAKILSNLQNSVPLRNLIFVMHSNGIYVERIVESLKSYFFLASF; this comes from the exons ATGAGAGTGCAACGGATACCACTGCTGCTCCAGTGCCCACATCTACTGCTGATGGCTCTCTGTGCCACAAGCATCTGCCTTTCGATGGGCCACAGCGATGAGATCGTGATGGTGGAGGACCTCATCAAGGTGGAGGAGACTGGGCAGCCAGAggacaacagcagcaccatTGCCCTGATCACCCTGAGCGAATCCGGCAGCGATGAGGCCGAGGAAAAGGACGAGAGCGGCCAATCGAATGTCTCGGATGATCTGATATTTCTctccaacaaaaacaaaagccagAGCCAGCTCTCAGAAGACACGTCCACGTCCGAAGAGCAGTCTGCAGAGGAGCAGCCGCCAAAGGAGAGCCCCGCCGCCCAGCCCATCGATCTGAGTGCCTTTGTGGCTCTGATCCCGGCCCGAGAAGTGCAGTCGATAGCCAGCCACTACTACCACCATGATGCGGAGGTGCAACGGGCCTATACCTTCCTCTCCACTAGCTTCGTGGCCATCAAGCACCAGATGCTGCAGCTGCCAGAGGTCCTGGCCTTCACCCGATACCTGAATGCCAGCGGCTTGGATGTGCTCAAGATAATGGATTCCCTGGCGAAGGCCAGCAAGCCCTCGTCTCTGGACTTGCCCACCAATTCAGCGGCTGCCAATg CCAGCGATTGGGGGAGCACCACTACTAGAGAGCCACTCAACGGCCTGCACGGGCTGGTGGACAGCATCCTGGACATCCTGCCGCAGGACCAGCTGCTGGCCACCTTCTTCGACAAGACCGAAAGCGACAAGCAGTTCGCGGCCCTCGTCGACAGCATCGGCACTCCCAAGTTTGCCAAAATCCTCAGCAATCTTCAG AACTCTGTGCCGCTGCGTAATCTAATCTTTGTGATGCACTCCAACGGCATCTACGTGGAACGGATTGTGGAGTCTCTCAAATCGTACTTTTTCCTCGCTAGCTTCTAG
- the LOC108158236 gene encoding protein mono-ADP-ribosyltransferase Parp16 yields the protein MSHKIFEMGWKGRGHYQGGSGFLGFLFEPDPRPRPTSCQRMEWEYNMCTWAMLQLRLKADLQGCAALWDIFAAAALNYRRDSRLLPSFPKRFLEPNIDLLCHTVADVPPLEGLLQDVIESGCYQGSYHVVQLLYTVLVEQGDIATLRTIDKEKIELLYDYLAVPTPKTSPTHVFEVARGRKMSRRREVYEALKANHRGSVCCGFLACKPEMVYALIHREALPSPMVLAIDADEALALSEYCSGGSPFRYVAIVEFLRLDNEMTHDMRHVIISNPKTMEIGYLMFYDRSCDGKLQEEATEISRFQSFGREAASSTIYYGRKMYTFLRAGLEAMGLRFL from the coding sequence ATGTCGCACAAGATATTCGAAATGGGATGGAAGGGCCGCGGCCACTACCAGGGAGGCTCCGGCTTCCTGGGGTTCCTGTTCGAGCCTGACCCTCGGCCGAGGCCAACGAGCTGCCAGAGGATGGAGTGGGAGTACAACATGTGCACCTGGGCCATGTTGCAGCTTCGCCTCAAAGCGGATCTGCAGGGTTGCGCGGCTCTCTGGGATATATTTGCTGCAGCGGCTCTCAACTATCGCCGCGACTCGCGATTGCTTCCTTCCTTTCCCAAGCGCTTTCTGGAACCCAACATTGATCTGCTGTGCCACACGGTGGCTGATGTGCCGCCTCTCGAGGGCCTTCTGCAGGATGTGATCGAAAGCGGGTGCTATCAGGGCTCGTACCATGTCGTTCAGCTTCTGTACACGGTCCTCGTGGAGCAAGGCGATATAGCCACCCTGCGGACCATCGACAAGGAGAAGATCGAGCTTCTGTACGATTACCTGGCCGTCCCAACTCCAAAGACCTCGCCCACCCACGTCTTTGAGGTGGCAAGAGGCAGGAAAATGTCCCGTCGCCGCGAAGTCTATGAGGCACTGAAGGCAAACCATCGCGGGTCCGTGTGCTGTGGTTTCCTGGCCTGCAAGCCGGAAATGGTCTATGCCCTGATCCATAGGGAAGCCCTTCCCTCTCCCATGGTCCTAGCCATCGATGCGGACGAGGCTCTGGCACTGTCGGAATACTGCAGTGGCGGCTCCCCCTTTCGGTACGTGGCCATCGTGGAGTTTCTACGGCTGGACAACGAGATGACACACGACATGCGACACGTGATTATCAGCAATCCCAAGACCATGGAGATCGGCTACCTAATGTTCTACGACCGGAGCTGTGACGGCAAGCTGCAGGAAGAGGCGACCGAGATCAGTCGCTTCCAAAGCTTCGGCCGAGAGGCCGCTTCATCAACGATCTATTATGGTAGGAAGATGTACACCTTTCTTCGCGCTGGCCTTGAAGCCATGGGGCTGCGATTTTTATAA
- the LOC108161014 gene encoding glutamate transporter polyphemus-like: MADNYNPYDNRVVEAPITNTGAFVSLLKSVIGTGILALPLAFSYTGWMCGAILLILTTIMLIHGITLLVMCMVESARRQKQGYCNYSDTMVFSFGEGPNWCKYCAKAAGFLVDVVLSLSHYGVCVVYLVFVAVNLKQLAENFKFDVDLRIYIAIVGLCTIPLFLVRHLKYLVPFNMVANIVMYVGFFMIFYYLFRGLPPITDRKFFNEPSNYPLFFGIVLFSVSSVGVMLAIEAKMAHPQNYIGLFGVLNLSAVMVVISYLLFAIMGYWKYGALVDGSITLNLPTDEVISQISKALISLALFLSYPLSGYVSIDILVNHYLNRGDRLRHPHVVEYICRVCFVLVSTVNAVAFPNLGPLLAFVGALTISLLNLVFPACIDMCLNYHAPYTYGKLRWQLVKNILLIIAGLLILGYCCTLSVKDMMKQYGGSQKSFSAKNLPVGVLTHE; this comes from the exons ATGGCGGACAA CTACAATCCCTATGACAACCGTGTTGTGGAAGCCCCCATCAC taATACGGGGGCCTTTGTGTCGCTGCTCAAGAGCGTGATAGGAACAGGAATCCTGGCCCTGCCCCTTGCCTTCTCCTACACGGGCTGGATGTGCGGCGCCATCTTGCTGATCCTCACGACGATCATGCTGATCCATGGCATCACTCTGCTT GTCATGTGCATGGTGGAGTCCGCGCGGCGACAGAAGCAGGGCTACTGCAACTACTCGGACACAATGGTGTTCTCCTTCGGCGAAGGACCCAACTGGTGCAAGTACTGCGCCAAAGCCGCTGGCTTCCTGGTGGACGTAGTGCTCAGCCTCTCCCACTACGGGGTCTGCGTGGTCTATCTCGTGTTTGTGGCCGTCAACCTGAAGcagctggcggaaaatttcAAATTCGACGTGGACCTGCGCATCTACATAGCGATCGTGGGGCTGTGCACGATACCGCTCTTCCTCGTGCGGCACCTCAAGTACCTGGTGCCCTTCAACATGGTGGCCAATATCGTCATGTATGTGGGCTTCTTTATGATTTTCTACTACTTGTTTCGGGGCCTGCCACCAATAACGGATCGCAAGTTTTTCAACGAACCCTCCAATTATCCCCTCTTCTTCGGCATCGTCCTGTTTTCCGTCAGCTCTGTGGGAGTG ATGCTGGCCATTGAGGCGAAGATGGCCCACCCGCAGAATTACATCGGCCTGTTCGGCGTCCTGAATCTGTCCGCCGTTATGGTCGTCATCTCCTACCTGCTATTCGCCATCATGGGCTACTGGAAGTACGGAGCGCTCGTTGACGGCAGTATAACCCTCAATCTGCCCACCGACGAAGT AATCTCGCAGATCTCCAAGGCGCTGATCAGCCTGGCTTTGTTCCTGTCGTACCCCCTGTCCGGCTATGTCAGCATCGATATCCTTGTCAACCACTACCTGAACCGCGGAGACCGGCTGAGGCATCCGCACGTTGTCGAGTACATTTGCCGGGTGTGCTTCGTGCTCGTGAGCACCGTCAATGCGGTGGCCTTTCCCAATCTGGGGCCCCTGCTGGCCTTCGTCGGCGCCCTCACCATATCGCTGCTCAATCTGGTCTTTCCCGCCTGCATCGATATGTGCCTCAACTACCACGCCCCCTACACCTACGGCAAGCTGAGGTGGCAGCTCGTCAAGAACATTCTGCTGATCATCGCTGGCCTGCTGATCCTCGGCTACTGCTGCACCCTGTCCGTTAAGGACATGATGAAGCAGTACGGCGGCAGCCAAAAGTCGTTCAGCGCGAAAAACTTGCCCGTTGGAGTGCTGACCCATGAATAA